tagcctagcctagcctagcctagcctaatttatcctaccctagcctagcctaacctcacctagcctagcctaacctaacttaacctaacctaaccaaagctaacctaacctaacctaacctaaccacacctgaccaaaattaacctgacctatcctaacatgaaattacataacctgacctaacataacctcagatgccatacacacgaaacacagaagttataattagatatgcctgcagagcaagcaaatggaaataattgctcactgcaatgtcaagtttgttaattttttaggataacaatgtcgctcagtgttcctaatttagaaactataaatttgtgtgataatattaactttgacaaggatatatcctctcataattgtactaatgtgtcattactgaaaataatacttgggtGAAACTGGAggggcagtttaaatataacaaggaaaagaaacgggactcttgtaaggtacctagagtaaaaatcagggatataacatagctaattgacagcctaaaaaataaaagttctgctggatgggatgaatattctccttttctactaaaaaaatgcaagggggagttagccataccattagtccatttaataaattgtgttgttgaaggaggtgttcttccgatgaaattccaacttggtatagttaaacctttatatcaaaaagaggaaagaaaacaaccacagaactacagaccagttgccttaacgtcagtctttggtaaattgattgaaaaaataaagctagaaatattaatctaccaccataatacgaataacttaataggagatttccaacatggattgagaagtggtcggagcaccaaatctgcaacagtacagattgtacactgtctgataaactaacctaacctgacctgacctaacctgtcctcacatgatctgactttacatgacctgacatgacctcacctaatctgtcctaacctgacctgacctgacctgaccggacctaaactaacctaacctagcctaacctgacctaacctaacctaacctaacctaacctaacctaagcttacctaacctaaattaatcaaacctaacataacctaacctaacctaacctaacctaacctaacctaacctaacctaacctaacctaacctaacctaacctaacctaacctaacctaacctaacctaacctaacctaacctaacctaacctaacctaacctgacctgacctgacctgacctgacctgacctgacctgacctgacctgacctgacctgacctgacctgacctgacctgacctgacctgacctgacctgacctgacctgacctgacctgacctgacctgacctgacgtgacctgacgtgacctgacctgacctgacctgaccttacctgacctgacctgacctgacgtgacctgacgtgacctgacctgacctgacctgacctgacctgacctgacctgacctgacctgacctgacctgacctgacctgacctgacctgacctgacctgacctgacctgacctgacctgacctgacctgacctgacctgacctgacctgacctgacctgacctgacctgacctgaattaatcaaacctaacctaacctaacctaacctaacctaacctaacctaacctaacctaacctaacctaacctaacctaacctaacctaacctaacctaacctaacctaacctaacctaggctagaatagcctagcctaatgtcgcctagcctagcctagcctagcctagcctagcttatcctagcctagcctagcctatccgaacctagcatagcctagcctagcctagcctagcctaacctaacttaacctaacctaaccaaagctaacctaacctaacctaacctaacctaacctaaccacacctgaccaaaattaacctgacctatcctaacatgaaataacataacctgacctaacataacctcagatgccatacacacgaaacacagaagttataattatatatgcctgcagagcaagcaaatggaaataattgctcactgcaatgtcaagtttgttaattttttaggataacaatgtcgctcagtgttcctaatttagaaactataaatttgtgtgataatattaactttgacaaggatatatcctctcataattgtactaatgtgtcatcactgaaaataatacttgtgtgaaactggagaggcagtttaaatataacaaggaaaagaaacgggactcttgtaaggtacctagagtaaaaatcagggatataacatagctaattgacagcctaaaaaataaaacttctgctggatgggatgaatattctccttttctactaaaaaaatgcaagggggagttagccataccattagtccatttaataaattgtgtagttgaaggaggtgttcttccgaagaaattcaaacttggtatagttaaagctttatatcaaaaagaggaaagaaaacaaccacagaactacagaccagttgccttaacctcagtctttggtaaattgattgaaaaaataaagctagaaatattaatcgaccaccataatacgaataacttaataggaggtttccaacatggattgagaagtggtcggagcaccaagtCTGCgaaagtacagattgtacactgtctgataaactaacctaacctgatctGACCtatcctgacctcacatgatctgacttgacatgacctgacatgacctcacctgatctgtcctaacctgacctgacctgacctgaccggacctaaactaacctaacctagcctaacctgacctaacctaacctaacctaacctaacctaacctaagcttacctaacctaaattaatcaaacctaacctaacctaacctaacctaaccaaacctaacctaacctaacctaacctaacctaacctaacctaacctaacctaacctaacctaacctaacctaacctaacctaacctaacctaacctaacctaacctaacctaacctaacctaacctaacctaacctaacctaacctaacctaacctaacctaacctaacctaacctaacctaacctaacctaacctaacctaacctaacctaacctaacctaacctaacctaacctaacctaacctaacctaacctaacctaacctaacctaacctaacctaacctaacctaacctaacctaacctaacctaacctaacctaacctaacctaacctaacctaacctaacctaacctaacctaacctaacctaacctaacctaacctaacctaacctaacctaacctaacctaacctaacctaacctaacctaacctaacctaacctaacctaacctaacctaacctaacctaacctaacctaacctaacctaacctaacctaacctaacctaacctaacctaacctaacctaacctaacctaacctaacctaacctaacctaacctaacctaacctaacctaacctaacctaacctaacctaacctaacctaacctaacctaacctaacctaacctaacccaatccaacctaacccaaccaaacccaacctaacctaacctaacctaacctaacctaacctaacctaacctaacctaacctaacctaacctaacctaacctaacctaacctaacctaacctaacctaacctaacctaacctaacctaacctaacctaacctaacctaacctaggctagaatagcctagcctaatgtagcctagcctagcctagcctagcttatcctagcctagcctagcctatccgaacctagcatagcctagcctagcctagcctaggctaacctaacttaacctaacctaaccaaagcaaacctaacctaacctaacctaaccacacctgaccaaaattaacctgacctatcctaacatgaaatttcataacctgacctaacataacctcagatgccatacacacgaaacacagaagttataattagatatgcctgcagagcaagcaaatggaaataattgctcactgcaatgtcaagtttgttaattttttaggataacaatgtcgctcagtgttcctaatttagaaactataaatttgtgtgataatattaactttgacaaggatatatcctctcataattgtactaatgtgtcattactgaaaataatacttgtgtgaaactggagaggcagtttaaatataacaaggaaaagaaacgggactcttgtaaggtacctagagtaaaaatcagggatataacatagctaattgacagcctaaaaaataaaagttctgctggatgggatgaatattctccttttctactaaaaaaatgcaagggggagttagccataccattagtccatttaataaattgtgtagttgaaggaggtgttcttccgatgaaattcaaacttggtatagttaaacctttatatcaaaaagaggaaagaaaacaaccacagaactacagaccagttgccttaacgtcagtctttggtaaattgattgaaaaaataacgaataatttaataggagatttccaacatggattgagaagtggtcggagcaccaaatctgcaacagtacagattgtacactgtctgataaactaacctaacctgacctgacctaacctgacctcacatgatctgacttgacatgacctgacatgacctcacctgatctgtcctaacctgacctgacctgacctgaccggacctaaactaacctaacctagcctaacctgacctaacctaacctaacctaacctaagcttacctaacctaaattaatcaaacctaacgtaacctaacctaacctaacctaacctaacctaacctaacctaacctaacctaacctaacctaacctaacctaacctaacctaacctaacctaacctaacctaacctaacctaacctaacctaacctaacctaacctaacctaacctaacctaacctaacctaacctaacctaacctaacctaacctaacctaacctaacctaacctaacctaacctaacctaacctaacctaacctaacctaacctaacctaacctaacctaacctaacctaacctaacctaacctaacctaacctaacctaacctaacctaacctaacctaacctaacctaacctaacctaacctaacctaacctaacctaacctaacctaacctaacctaacctaacctaacctaacctaacctaacctaacctaacctaacctaacctaacctaacctaacctaacctaacctaacctaacctaacctaacctaacctaacctaacctaacctaacctaacctaacctaacctaacctaacctaacctaacctaacctaacctaacctaacctaacctaacctaacctaacctaacctaacctaacctaacctaacctaacctaacctaacctaacctaacctaacctaacctaacctaacctaacctaacctaacctaacctaacctaacctaacctaacctaacctaacctaacctaacctaacctaacctaacctaacctaacctaacctaacctaacctaacctaacctaacctaacctaacctaacctaacctaacctaacctaacctaacctaacctaacctaacctaacctaacctgacctgacctgacctgacctaacctgacctaacctaacctaacctaacctaacctaacctaacctaacctaacctaggctagaatagcctagcctaatgtagcctagcctagcctagcctagcctagcctagcttatcctagcctagcctagcctttccgaacctagcatagcctagcctagcctagcctagcctaacctaacttaacctaacctaaccaaagctaacctaacctaacctaacctaacctaaccacacctgaccaaaattaagctgacctatcctaacatgaaattacataacctgacctaacataacctcagatgccatacacacgaaacacagaagttataattagatatgcctgcagagcaagcaaatggaaataattgctcactgcaatgtcaagtttgttaattttttaggataacaatgtcgctcagtgttcctaatttagaaactataaatttgtgtgataatattaactttgacaaggatatatcctctcataattgtactaatgtgtcattattgaaaataatacttgtgtgaaactggagaggcagtttaaatataacaaggaaaagaaacgggactcttgtaaggtacctagagtaaaaataagggatataacatagctaattgacagcctaaaaaataaaagttctgctggatgggatgaatattctccttttctactaaaaaaatgcaagggggagttagccataccattagtccatttaataaattgtgtagttgaaggaggtgttcttccgatgaaattcaaacttggtatagttaaacctttatatcaaaaagaggaaagaaaacaaccacagaactacagaccagttgccttaacgtcagtctttggtaaattgattgaaaaaataaagctagaaatattaatcgaccaccataatacgaataacttaataggagatttccaacatggattgagaagtggtcggagcagcaaatctgcaacagtacagattgtacactgtctgataaactaacctaacctgacctgacctaacctgacctcacatgatctgacttgacatgacctgacatgaccccacctgatctgtcctaacctgacctgacctgacctgaccggacctaaactaacctaacctagcctaacctgacctaacctaacctaacctaacctaacctaacctaagcttacctaacctaaattaatcaaacctaatataacctaacgtaacgtaacgtaacctaacctaacctaacctaacctaacctaacctaacctaacctaccctaacctaacctaacttaacctaaccgaacctaacctaacctaacctaacctaacctaacctaacctaacctaacctaacctaacctaacctaacctaacctaacctaacctaacctaacctaacctaacctaacctaacctaacctaacctaacctaacctaacctaacctaacctaacctaacctaacctaacctaacctaacctaacctaacctaacctaacctaacctaacctgacctaacctaacctgacctaacctgacctaacctgacctaacctaacctaacctaacctaacctaacctaacctaacctaacctaacctaacctaacctaggctagaatagcctagcctaatgtagcctagcctagcctagcctagcctagcctagcttatcctagcctagcctagcctttccgaacctagcatagcctagcctagcctagcctagcctaacctaacttaacctaacctaaccaaagctaacctaacctaacctaacctaacctaaccacacctgaccaaaattaacctgacctatcctaacatgaaattacataacctgacctaacataacctcagatgccatacacacgaaacacagaagttataattggatatgcctgcagagcaagcaaatggaaataattgctcactgcaatgtcaagtttgttaattttttaggataacaatgtcgctcagtgttcctaatttagaaactataaatttgtgtgataatattaactttgacaaggatatgtcctctcataattgtactaatgtgtcattattgaaaataatacttgtgtgaaactggagaggcagtttaaatataacaaggaaaagaaacgggactcttgtaaggtacctagagtaaaaatcagggatataacatagctaattgacagcctaaaaaataaaagttctgctggatgggatgaatattctccttttctactaaaaaaatgcaagggggagttagccataccattagtccatttaataaattgtgtagttgaaggaggtgttcttccgatgaaattcaaacttggtatagttaaacctttatatcaaaaagaggaaagaaaacaaccacagaactacagaccagttgccttaacgtcag
The DNA window shown above is from Schistocerca gregaria isolate iqSchGreg1 unplaced genomic scaffold, iqSchGreg1.2 ptg001312l, whole genome shotgun sequence and carries:
- the LOC126330614 gene encoding uncharacterized protein LOC126330614, whose product is MSLSVPNLETINLCDNINFDKDISSHNFEGGVLPMKFKLGIVKPLYQKEERKQPQNYRPVALTSVFGKLIEKIKLEILIDHHNTNNLIGDFQHGLRSGRSSKSATVQIVHCLIN